A single genomic interval of Microbacterium sp. zg-Y1090 harbors:
- a CDS encoding ABC transporter ATP-binding protein, which produces MGVDFAIEARDLGVRFRRGRRGGRNLKDLFAGRSRRSRPGEFWALKDVSFTVRPGEAIGVVGRNGQGKSTLLKLVAGVLLPDVGEVVVNGGVAPLIEITGGFVGDLTVRENVYLTSGLHGMTRAEVSRRFDGIIAFAELADAVDTPYKHLSSGMKVRLAFAVVSQLEEPILLVDEVLAVGDKAFREKCYRRIDELLAQGRTLFFVSHNERDLRRFCTRGLYLDGGRLVMDAPIEEVLARYDEDYGTPKR; this is translated from the coding sequence ATGGGCGTCGACTTCGCGATAGAAGCCCGTGATCTGGGGGTGCGCTTCCGCCGTGGCCGCCGTGGCGGCCGCAATCTCAAGGACCTGTTCGCCGGGCGCTCGCGTCGCAGCCGGCCGGGGGAGTTCTGGGCGCTCAAAGATGTCTCGTTCACCGTGCGCCCCGGTGAGGCGATCGGCGTCGTGGGTCGCAATGGTCAGGGCAAATCCACGCTGCTGAAGCTGGTCGCGGGGGTGCTGCTGCCCGACGTGGGGGAGGTCGTCGTGAACGGAGGTGTGGCGCCCCTCATCGAGATCACGGGCGGGTTCGTCGGCGACCTCACGGTGCGCGAGAACGTCTACCTGACGTCGGGGCTGCACGGGATGACGCGGGCGGAGGTGAGCCGTCGCTTCGACGGCATCATCGCGTTCGCCGAACTCGCCGACGCAGTGGACACCCCCTACAAGCACCTCTCCAGCGGAATGAAGGTACGACTGGCGTTCGCCGTCGTCTCCCAGCTCGAAGAGCCGATACTGCTGGTCGACGAAGTGCTGGCGGTCGGGGACAAAGCCTTCCGCGAGAAGTGCTACCGTCGCATCGACGAACTGCTCGCGCAGGGGCGCACGCTGTTCTTCGTCAGCCACAACGAGCGCGATCTGCGCCGCTTCTGCACGCGCGGCCTGTACCTGGACGGTGGGCGTCTGGTGATGGACGCGCCCATCGAGGAGGTGCTCGCGCGCTATGACGAGGACTACGGAACGCCGAAGCGCTGA
- a CDS encoding glycosyltransferase family 2 protein, protein MPSVPDAPASAPFDPASATIAVVTYNRSGLLTRLLESISNMEPKPGHLVIVDNASTDDTTDVVESFRDGIGTEIVYRRLDTNTGGSGGFSEGMRIAYELGSTWIWLMDDDVEVMPDGLARMGAWAPRFKSIQGRRYDYDGSEFYWQYRIAESMAIPIPFAPAGFDDSGYKVMNSGCFEGMFIHRDIVAQIGLPDPRFFIYWDDQMYGWLASRKTTAVIVDEFVLRRTREIRQWDMGIRHMNASSDAYRYYIMRNRGHMKQYYRALGVYQPVLFGLGTALTFGKELIRLLFVEHTVRGTSNLFRGLRDGRKIAKDATWKPMPPLAVSAPTDH, encoded by the coding sequence ATGCCCTCCGTTCCCGACGCCCCCGCCTCCGCGCCCTTCGACCCCGCTTCGGCGACGATCGCGGTCGTCACCTACAACCGGTCGGGCCTGCTGACGCGGCTGCTCGAGAGCATCTCGAACATGGAGCCCAAGCCCGGTCACCTCGTCATCGTCGACAACGCATCGACCGATGACACCACCGACGTCGTCGAATCGTTCCGCGACGGCATCGGCACCGAGATCGTGTACCGGCGCCTGGACACCAACACCGGCGGCTCCGGCGGGTTCAGCGAGGGGATGCGCATCGCCTACGAGCTGGGATCGACGTGGATCTGGCTCATGGACGACGACGTCGAGGTCATGCCCGACGGCCTCGCCCGCATGGGCGCGTGGGCCCCGCGGTTCAAGTCCATCCAGGGGCGGCGCTACGACTACGACGGCAGCGAGTTCTACTGGCAGTACCGCATCGCCGAGTCGATGGCCATTCCGATCCCCTTCGCCCCTGCCGGATTCGACGACTCCGGCTACAAGGTGATGAACTCCGGCTGCTTCGAGGGGATGTTCATCCACCGCGACATCGTCGCGCAGATCGGCCTGCCGGATCCGCGGTTCTTCATCTACTGGGACGACCAGATGTACGGCTGGCTGGCCTCGCGAAAGACCACCGCCGTCATCGTCGACGAGTTCGTGCTGCGCCGCACGCGTGAGATCCGCCAGTGGGACATGGGCATCCGCCACATGAACGCCTCCAGCGACGCCTACCGGTACTACATCATGCGCAACCGCGGTCATATGAAGCAGTACTACCGGGCGCTGGGCGTGTACCAGCCCGTGCTGTTCGGGCTCGGAACCGCGCTGACCTTCGGCAAGGAGCTCATCCGGCTGCTGTTCGTCGAGCACACCGTCCGTGGCACGTCGAACCTGTTCCGCGGTCTCCGCGACGGGCGCAAGATCGCCAAGGATGCCACGTGGAAGCCGATGCCTCCGCTCGCGGTCTCCGCTCCGACCGACCACTGA
- a CDS encoding glycosyltransferase, protein MAHVLQTAVLPLDRDPDLLPLYVDPETWTSIDEEPVRVSSVAQLGNILGRHRARIVAGRRVSFGTYFNAFPASYWQHWTAVRDVTLTVRTDGPATILVYRSNGTGVKQRIETREVTGSSTTHFTLRLDQYSDGGWIWFDIAADETDAVFEGADWSTEQEPVRAGRASIGITTYNKPDYCVGTLRDLSESGDLLELVDRVFLIDQGTQLVADEEGYDEVAGALGDTLQVIRQPNLGGSGGFARAMLETLDRPDSDFVQLLDDDVRIEPESLRRSIVFGRYASTPTIVGAHMFDLLDRAKLHAWAEVVDDEPFMWRTLYQERMPHDFSVANLRQSPTLHMRLDADYNGWWMCLIPVEVIRAVGLSLPAFIKWDDAEFCLRARDAGYPTVSLPGAALWHVSWVGKDDSIDWQAYFHARNRIVAGLLHSRAPGGGTLLRHSRRVDLKHLMMMQYYPVALRHKALRDVLSGPAHMTRTLATAMPEARALAPSFPETVVHKDDGVPLRSRRGRQVFRWSRRNDYDNPTGWRLRLFTASTLVAHWLHAPRPENLAMPEVEFGKNDAHWWRLPRYDSALVSAADGSGKNIYTRDRAKYRRMLVDSVRLHRRLRREWPRLSAQYRAALPEITGEQSWREVFRDR, encoded by the coding sequence GTGGCTCACGTGCTTCAGACCGCCGTCCTGCCCTTGGACCGGGATCCCGACCTGCTCCCCCTCTACGTCGACCCCGAGACGTGGACGTCGATCGATGAGGAGCCCGTGCGGGTCAGCTCGGTCGCCCAGCTCGGCAACATCCTCGGCCGCCACCGCGCCCGCATCGTCGCCGGCCGCCGGGTGTCGTTCGGAACCTACTTCAACGCGTTCCCCGCCTCGTACTGGCAGCACTGGACCGCGGTGCGTGACGTGACGCTGACCGTGCGCACCGACGGCCCGGCGACCATCCTGGTCTACCGCTCAAACGGCACCGGCGTGAAGCAGCGCATCGAGACGCGCGAGGTCACCGGCTCCTCGACCACGCACTTCACGCTGCGACTCGATCAGTACAGCGACGGCGGCTGGATCTGGTTCGACATCGCCGCCGACGAGACGGATGCCGTCTTCGAGGGGGCCGACTGGTCCACCGAGCAGGAGCCGGTCCGCGCGGGCCGGGCATCCATCGGCATCACCACCTACAACAAGCCGGACTACTGCGTCGGGACGCTGCGCGACCTCTCCGAGTCCGGAGACCTCCTCGAGCTGGTCGACCGCGTCTTCCTCATCGATCAAGGCACGCAGCTGGTCGCCGACGAGGAGGGCTACGACGAGGTCGCCGGCGCCCTCGGCGACACCCTCCAGGTGATCCGTCAACCCAACCTCGGCGGCTCGGGCGGATTCGCGCGCGCGATGCTCGAGACCCTCGACCGCCCCGACAGCGACTTCGTCCAGCTGCTCGACGACGACGTGCGCATCGAGCCGGAGTCGCTGCGCCGGTCGATCGTCTTCGGCCGCTACGCCTCGACGCCGACGATCGTGGGCGCCCACATGTTCGACCTGCTCGATCGCGCCAAGCTGCACGCGTGGGCGGAGGTCGTCGACGACGAGCCGTTCATGTGGCGCACGCTCTACCAGGAGCGCATGCCGCACGATTTCTCGGTGGCGAACCTGCGGCAGTCGCCGACGCTGCACATGCGCCTGGACGCCGACTACAACGGCTGGTGGATGTGCCTCATCCCGGTGGAGGTCATCCGCGCCGTCGGGCTGTCGCTTCCGGCCTTCATCAAATGGGACGACGCGGAGTTCTGCCTGCGTGCACGCGACGCCGGCTACCCCACGGTGTCGCTGCCGGGCGCTGCCCTCTGGCACGTGTCCTGGGTCGGCAAGGACGACTCGATCGACTGGCAGGCCTACTTCCATGCGCGCAACCGCATCGTCGCCGGCTTGCTGCACTCGCGCGCGCCGGGCGGTGGAACCCTGCTGCGGCACAGCCGTCGGGTGGACCTGAAGCACCTGATGATGATGCAGTACTACCCCGTGGCGCTGCGGCACAAGGCGCTGCGCGACGTGCTCTCCGGCCCTGCGCACATGACGCGGACGCTGGCCACGGCGATGCCGGAGGCCCGGGCACTGGCTCCGAGCTTCCCCGAGACGGTCGTGCACAAGGACGACGGCGTCCCGCTGCGCTCGCGTCGCGGTCGCCAGGTCTTCCGCTGGTCCCGGCGAAACGACTACGACAACCCCACCGGCTGGCGGCTGCGGCTGTTCACCGCGTCGACCCTCGTCGCGCACTGGCTGCACGCGCCCCGCCCGGAGAACCTGGCGATGCCCGAGGTCGAGTTCGGCAAGAACGACGCGCACTGGTGGCGCCTGCCCCGCTACGACAGCGCGCTGGTGAGCGCCGCCGACGGATCCGGGAAGAACATCTACACCCGCGACCGGGCCAAGTACCGCCGGATGCTGGTGGACAGCGTACGCCTGCACCGCCGGCTGCGGCGGGAATGGCCACGACTGTCGGCGCAGTACCGCGCCGCGCTGCCCGAGATCACGGGCGAGCAGTCGTGGCGCGAGGTGTTCCGCGACCGCTGA
- a CDS encoding ABC transporter permease, protein MTSATVGTPGSPRRYLHSLWLLTARDLKVRYATSALGYLWSVLDPLVMSGIYWFVFTQIFNRGVGENPYIVFLITALLPWVWFNAAVSDFTRAFNKDARLVRSTSIPRSIWVNRIVLSKGIEFLCSLPVLIGFAVFAGAHAGWGLLWFPLAVLLQAMLLVGLGLIVAPLCVLWADLERTTRLVLRALFYASPVIYGVKDLPGAFADLAVINPLAGIFTLYRVGFFPDQWDTAAVVGSACVSVLVLVLGVLVFRRLEPAVLKEL, encoded by the coding sequence GTGACCAGTGCGACCGTCGGTACCCCCGGTTCTCCGCGGCGCTATCTCCACTCCCTCTGGCTGCTGACCGCGCGCGATCTGAAGGTGCGCTACGCAACCAGCGCGCTGGGGTATCTCTGGTCGGTGCTCGACCCCTTGGTCATGAGCGGGATCTACTGGTTCGTCTTCACGCAGATCTTCAACCGCGGCGTCGGTGAGAACCCGTACATCGTGTTCCTGATCACGGCGCTGCTGCCCTGGGTGTGGTTCAACGCCGCCGTGAGTGACTTCACGAGGGCGTTCAACAAGGACGCGCGGCTCGTGCGCTCCACCTCGATCCCCAGGTCGATCTGGGTCAACCGCATCGTGCTGAGCAAGGGGATCGAGTTCCTCTGCTCGCTGCCTGTGCTGATCGGTTTCGCTGTGTTCGCGGGAGCGCACGCCGGCTGGGGCCTGCTGTGGTTCCCGCTGGCCGTGCTGCTGCAGGCGATGTTGCTGGTCGGGCTCGGCCTCATCGTCGCGCCGCTGTGTGTGCTGTGGGCGGATCTGGAGCGGACCACGCGTCTGGTGCTGCGGGCGCTCTTCTACGCCTCGCCGGTGATCTACGGTGTGAAGGACCTTCCCGGTGCGTTCGCCGACCTCGCCGTCATCAACCCGTTGGCCGGCATCTTCACGCTGTACCGCGTCGGCTTCTTCCCCGATCAGTGGGACACTGCGGCGGTCGTCGGCTCGGCCTGCGTCAGTGTGCTGGTGCTCGTGCTGGGCGTGCTGGTGTTCCGGCGCCTCGAGCCCGCGGTGTTGAAGGAGCTGTGA